In Oryza sativa Japonica Group chromosome 3, ASM3414082v1, one DNA window encodes the following:
- the LOC4333731 gene encoding glycine-rich RNA-binding protein RZ1C isoform X2, whose translation MLERHTQRHRGFGFVTFSDPEAVDSAIKEMHCQELDGRTISVNKAEPKMNTDDTRYESGGGRGEYRGGRGDGPPPGNCFECGRAGHWARDCPNPGGGRSARYSSSKFSAGGRGDRFSGSDRFGDRYMDDRYDGGYREPVDVRDRYGGGRDRYANDRYPSGGDRYVPDRYGGPDRYQPSSYGRERERSYERDGVRGNGGYDRSGPRGGGSYDRDGPRGGISGGYDRDGPRGGGVDRYGGGGPARYDGGSYRDRSGPYDRPSRGGRFDDRFQ comes from the coding sequence ATGCTGGAGAGACACACCCAACGCCATCGTGGTTTTGGCTTCGTGACATTTTCAGATCCAGAGGCAGTTGATAGCGCTATTAAAGAAATGCACTGTCAAGAATTAGATGGCAGGACTATATCAGTGAACAAGGCTGAGCCTAAGATGAATACAGATGACACAAGGTATGAAAGTGGTGGTGGACGAGGAGAGTATCGTGGTGGTAGAGGTGATGGACCACCCCCAGGCAATTGCTTTGAGTGTGGCCGTGCTGGTCATTGGGCTCGTGATTGCCCTAATCCTGGTGGTGGTCGTTCTGCGCGATACTCTTCTTCTAAGTTCAGCGCTGGTGGCAGAGGAGACCGTTTTTCTGGATCAGATAGGTTTGGAGACCGTTACATGGATGATCGTTATGATGGTGGGTACCGTGAACCTGTTGATGTCAGAGACAGGTATGGTGGAGGCCGTGACCGATATGCTAATGATCGATACCCATCAGGTGGTGACCGCTATGTTCCAGACAGATATGGAGGTCCCGATCGCTATCAGCCTAGTAGTTATGGCCGGGAACGAGAAAGAAGCTACGAGAGGGATGGAGTGCGTGGCAATGGCGGCTATGATAGGAGTGGCCCAAGGGGTGGTGGAAGCTATGACAGGGATGGCCCAAGGGGTGGTATAAGTGGTGGCTATGACAGGGATGGCCCACGTGGCGGTGGTGTTGACCGTTACGGTGGTGGAGGGCCTGCTCGTTATGATGGAGGAAGCTACAGGGACAG